CATTGTGAATTTTTGGAATAAGACAGATGTAAGTGTTGTTGATACTTTCTGGTATGGAATTATTCCGGAAAATTTGGAGGCATAAGTTAATGACAGAGGGACCCACAACTTTCCagtatttttgataaaaaaaaaagggTGAATCCCACTAGGTCCCGATGCTTTGAACGGTTTGAATGAGAAAATTGCTTTAGTGACTTCACACGGCATTAGGGGGCTGTCAAGACTTTTTAGGTCAATTTGTTTATAGCTAGTAGGGTCATGAAGGATACTAATCCAATTGGTGGAAGTGTGTGAAGTATTGAAGGAGTTTTGAAAGTGATTCTTTGTGTGTGATAAAATTTCGGATGGATCATTGATCCAATTTCCTGCATCATTTTTGAAgaagttaattttatttttccttttgttgTTAAAGGCAATGATATGGTGGAATCTAGTATTGGCATCGCCTTCTTGTAACCAAGAAATACGGGACCTTAGTTTCCAATAATCATTCTCTATTCTTAGGAAGTTATTGTACTCAATTTGTAAGGAATTTTCTAATTGTTGTAGGAAGGTGCTTGTATAATAGTGACTGAAATTTTGTATTCCTTTTAATCTGGctaagactttttttttttggtaaaagtCTCCAAAAGTTTCATCTTTCCAAACTTTAATATTATTAAGAAAAGAGTTTGCCGAGGTTAAGTAGTTATACTCAGTCCAACTGTTTTTTACTAGATTAATAAAGTCCACGTGTCTACACTAGTATGTTTCAAGCCTAAAAGGTTTAGGCAGTAAGATATTAGGTCTAGGGATTATTTCAAGAAGCAAAGGGTTGTGGTCAGAGTGAATTTTTGGGAGGTGAGTGACTGAAGTATTTGGAAAATAACTAATCCACTCGTTGTTAGCTAGAATTTTATCAAGCCTTTCCATTATTAAGCCCTTCTTTGATTTTCTTCGATTAGTCCACGTATATTTAGAACCTTTAAATCCTAGATCAATCAGGTTACATTTGTTGATACAGTTCCAAAAGTATTTGGAACAGTTTCTATTCACTTGGTTACCCCCTAATTTTTCTGAAGAATCTAGAACATCGTTAAAGTCTCTTCCTACTAGCCAAGGCCCATGAAAATTAGCGTTCGTATTAATAAGGTCACTCTACATTTGATTTCTAAGATTAATATTAGTACTAGCATAAATAGAGGTGAATAACCAAGTTTTTCGAGTAGGGATTACCTCAATTGTTGTACTGATTTCTTGATTCTTACGCACAAAACTATGGACATTGACCATATGGTGATCCCACAGAATAACCATGCCACCATATAGCCCTTCTGCAGGAATCTCTATCATATCAGAGAATCCAAAGGGGTTTATAAGAGACATATCCATCCCAGTTTTCAACAGAGTGATCATGCATGGGCGATGCATGTCGATCATTTCCCTTAGATTTAGCCTAAAAGTGTCATTATTTCCACCACGCACATTTTAGATGATGAACGAGATTGGCCTATTCATGTTGATTGTCCAGTTGTGAAGGTCTCCATTCTCCAACACTCTTGGTGCATGAACAGGGTTCCTCCTTTGAAAGGGAACTAGAATCATTGCATGTTGCCCTACTGATGGATCTGCTGGGGCCTTATGTCCATGGTGCACTTGTAGAGTGCCACTGGACAATTGAGCACTTGCCTCTGTTCCTGCATCTCCATAAAGATGAATACCTTTATCTCGTTGAGATTTGAATCGTCTATCACTAGTTCTGGTAGTACGTTGATGGGTGGTTCCACTGCCTCCTCCATCATTTCCTCTTGATTTGGTGGGTTTGCTTGAGTTTGAGGCTGTGTTGGATTTTGATGGGGGGTGGCAGCAGTTGCATGGGGTGGTTGAGCTTGGGTTGCATGTACATCCAAAGGGGTAAAGATTGGGTTGATGCTTGTCACTATTTCTAGTGTGAAGAAGGGTAGATCCATCACTGGATGGGTGTTCTGAATTGGAACAAAGTGAGGAGGCAGGTTCCATTCTCCCATCATCATTTGAGTGATGTTGGGATTTGAATTTGGAGCCACTAGGTGTATAATGTTGTTCACCCAGCGTGACTCATGAAATTATTCATAGATATGCGAATGCCCTTCGAGATCAGTTAAGCTAGATAGTGGGAGTTTTGTAAAATTATCACCGTCTCCCTTCCATTCAACATTATGTTGAAGGATATGGCATGTCCCATTATCCCTAGTACTACCCAAGACAGTGGTTGGTAGTTTGCTGGTAGTGGTGGTTGAATGAAGATCGTGGGGATATTTTGCATTTGAGGGTTGGGTGGAGCTTGGTTTGCCATGTTTTGGAGCCTAACCTCATACTCAATAGTCCGaagtttgaaaagttaaagctcAAATTCTCACCTTCTAGTCTGAAGCTGGATTCCATCAAAGTTTATTGTCGCATAGCACAACATCAGACCAAAAGGTTTGAATTTAGAAACATAAGAGTCACGATTTTTAACTTTACACATCTAAGGAAGCTAAATTTTAGAAACATTGTAAATTTTGAACATTCTTTAGATGGGGGTCCTAAGAATGACAATTTGTGCGCTCCAACCTAAAGGTGTTTACCGGACGGGCTGGATCGTTGTGGACATAGTAAAAACAGCCCGTCCGGTTAGTAGGGCAGGTTGATTAGTGGGCTCGGGGTTCCGGGCTGGTAGTGAGCTGAGATTTTTCGGGTTAAGTTGAGGTCGCTCGGGTTCAGGCTTATCGGGTCCGAATCGGGCCgggttaattttttatttttttagtgtaTTATGTTTCCTTATTCAATATAATTCATACTTAAATGTTTGCaaacttttaaataataaaaataattatttgaaggcataaaattaaacttttaaactttaaagtttgaattgaattttaaaatttaaaaactgaagCTAAGTGGCtacataaaattatttaataagactAATATGGCAATATGTAAGGATCAAACTTCATAGTTTTTCGTTTCATATTTTCATTACgtaataatacttcaaattaacttGTCTAATAAACTAACACATTAACCTTAAATAAGTCtaataaattcaaaataacacaaattgtctcaaatcaacttaaatacgaatttcTGGAGGACGCTCAAGATAACCCTTGATATGTCTCCTTAAACCAGTTGTTCCCTCCCACTTTCGGCAAACATTAATGACTCGACCACAGTTCTTGTACTCTACTTTgcgaacttcttcattttcttctaccacctcaaagtgttcccCAAACATGTAAATGCACTCTAGAAGCACGGACCATGATTTAACTTAAACCTAACAAAATGGTAACCACACTTCCCTTAATAGTTGTAATTTTGTAGTGGCTACCTTAAATAAGTGATAAAACttgaaattttaattaattgagaACTTGAGAGCAATAAACAATTTAATAATCAAGAGGAAACTGAGAGAGAATTAGAGTAGAAGAAGAGAGTAAGTTGtgagaaaaattgaagaagatggAGGCTATTTATAGTTTTTAAAAagctaaaaatataatttattatttattaggGATGGGAGGGGAGGGCTATTTTAGTAAGGGGAAGGTCGAAATGGCTAAAAGTACAAAAAATGGTTGTTGCCCGAtggtcattttttattttgacTGTTGGCAACggtcaaaaaaataataaaaataatattctCACTGGGTTGGACCGGGCTGGAACCCGGTAAAAACTCGTGAATGGGTTACCGGGCTAGCCGGATTCCGGTGCACCGGTAGCCAAAAATGGCCCGACCCCGTCCAGCACAACCCCTACCCACCCGTCCCATCCCTTACCGGACCGGGCTGAACCGGGTCGAACGGGATTATCAGTGGGCTAGCCCGGCCCGTTTAACTCCCTTACTCCAACCGTAGAAATTTGTAATGTGTAGACAGCGGCACCAAATCTCCAAACTCCAACTAGTAGTATATGAGGCGGTATGGTGGGTTTGTCCAATATTCTCGTTGCAGGTAGTGTATGCCGAACCGGTCTTAAACCTTTTTGATAATTCAAATTAATTTGATTGCGTATTACACTAAAGGCACTGTCTTCACAATGGCTTATTAATGTCCAATGTAAGGCATGAAGGAACCTCAAAACTGAATGATGGACCAATGTTCTGATCGCGTAGGGCCTTGTGAGCCTAAACATTTTCTTTTTGGCTATTACATAGTAATAATCATTTTCACCTTTACTGAAATAGTAGAACAGAAGTATCCAATATAttttctccaaaaaaaaaaaaaaaatcaaatggaAACCGAAGTAATAAAGTAGTGGGAGTATTTTGCTCTATTTTTTGTCATTACATTTTAACAAGTGTGAAATGCTGAATATGCTTTAAGAAAGCAGAACATGCAAATTGTGTTGGACATTTATCCTAAGATTTTCTTTCCAGAAGTACTTTCTACACCCTACATTTCGGAGGCCATCACAACTTCTGCAGATTAGGGACCAGACGATTGATGTTTAACAGAGAACTACCTTATCTTTTCTGGCCTTTGAAGTCAAGGCGGGTTAGTCAGGAACGTCTACCAGAACTGGAGCAGtataatttataacaattccaaAAGTTCAACAACAGATAAAGTAGAAATGAATAAGCTGATGTTTGCTCAAATTCTCTTATCAAGTACATACACCGTAACACAATCATAAAGGGAATGGATACTGCCAACAAATTTCATCGGACCCCTTTAAGAACAGATTTTGCATTCATAGTCTAATTACCTGGCTACAATAGATTAGACACTCCCTTCAGCAATTAAAAAATATTAGacgaaaataaaaaaactaaaaaagaatACAGCTACTAATGCTGCCAGAAATTGCCTGTGAAAATTGACaaggataaaataaaagggtattaTTTTAAAGAGGAAGGTAAATGAAACAGAACAGAGCACTACCTCCTTGAACTGCAGTCAATGTCAGCTAGAAAATCTCATATACAGGTAACTGTGGTTTATATACTGAGAGTTCTACTCTCGCTATGCTAGAAGTCATGACTCTGTTAGAATATCTCCTTCACTAAACCTCCAAGAACCATCATCTTGCCTCTTCAGAACATAACGAATCTTGTAAGTGCTGCAAGATGATAACCAAGGAACTTTAAGTTGTTTTATATGAAAACAAACACGGCTCTGTTGTGGGACTAGAAGGAGGTTGGAACTCTTAATTCATGAAGAAATAATTTGAGGAGATGCTGTCAAAATTCAAATAACCCTCTAGAAGATGCTATAGTAGAAATGCTACATCTAACATGCAACTGAAGTGATCAACAAATCCTCAAGTTAGTGATCAGACTTGCATGGAAAGTTGAATGCCCAATCTCACACTCCATAAAGCGCTCAAGTAAATTAtatgtgaaaagaaaaaatgaattcAGCACCTGAAACATTTGGATAATACTTGAACAATATTGTGATTTATTTCTTTAGTGATACTATAATGTGTCGCTCTAAAAGTATGATCACTTATCTCAACTGAGACACATGTAATGCAATTTCCGACTTCAAATTACAACTTAACACCAAGTTAGTCCGTGTCTTCTTTCACTAGACATGCTTAACCTTCAACTCCTCAGAGATGAGCCAAACTAATCCTTAGACTAACAGAACAACCACGTGGAATAGAAATCTAAAACCTCAATGCTTCCCGCAACCTTGACTGAAATTGAACCCCCTCCACATCCTACGTCAGTACCATCTtgtcattatttttttttaatgaagGTTGTCATTAATTCTTCTAAAGCGCCCCACCCACTCACCACCACCATGCGCACAATGAACAAACTTTCGGCACCAGAATTTAAGTCGAACAGAACATTGACAGCTCGACCAGCATTGTTTATCCCCAGCCCCCTTCATTGCTATTATGCACATACTTCCTCAAACATTGCACCCTACCCACCAACTCTCCCCCATATCTTACAGCTTGCACCAACTTCTCAAATTAACCACCCCCTCCTCCTCTAGGAAAACATCCTGTGTGCCACCAAGTGAGAGGATGACAACGTAAGGATTTGTGGAGGGTATGGGCTACACGGATATGAGAGTATAAGCGAAAAAGAGCAACAGAAGGCTGGAAGAATGAAGAGTCAAATGTTGAGCACAAACAAACTAAAATCAGAATTTGCCAAGATCTTAGGGACAATAAATGAATAATCTCACTTGTTTAATCATGTCTCAGTTCTCAAAAGAACATCTTTTTTCACTCAAAAAAATCAAATCTCTAATCAGAGCCACAGAATATCTAGCGGACATAAAGATAATAAGAACATTAGGCACCTAGCGTATTCACTTCTcgtttccctttttccttctcttttgggCTTCGtcctttttttgggggggggggggggggatacgAGCAGGCATGTCATATCAGgatccaaaaagaaagaaaacatagTCAAAATGATGTACTCAAGCAATTTTTCAGCAATATCTACTTACCTGTAATAATTTGGGTTCTTAAGCTGTGATTCATCCACAAGTTCAGCTGCTTCCTCCAGGATAGCCTCTATTTCTGCCATCTCCTGACCAGTCCCATCAGTCAAAATCTCTGCTCGTAAAACTGACAGTTGAAGCAAAACAAATCTCCAGAAACATGATGTAGTTTTTGCCGCTTCAGACAAGCCTTGCCACTGTTAATACAATTAGAAAGAACAGAAATCAGCAGGAGGCACTTAAGTGGGGAAAGCATTGGTTTAAGTTTTTGGCATTCTGTGGAAGAAATGAGGTCCAACCTTGCTCCAGAATCACAACATATTAAAGAGGACTTACTTCACTAGTTCATCGTAACAACTCTGTAGATGCATAAATTAAACTGTTCACTGAATTCACATAACCAATTTTAACCCGTTTAGCCCAGCTATCTCAATATGAGCTGAGCTGATAAGAGAATTTTGTTTGACAATCTGAAAAGtaatgttttaatttttttaaggtCCAATCTTTGGCATAGTGCCATAACGTAAAAGTGAACATGTACTCTTTATTGCATGCAAATGGTTACACATATATGTTAGGGAAATAATTGATGACGGACACCACAATTTCTAGGAATATCAAGAGGCACATCACGTGTTAATAACCAATGCAGCTAACCTGAACAAGCATTGGTTCATCAAGAACATCAAAGAGACCATCAATATTATGGTCAGGTCCTAGTGCTTCTGCCTTAATGGTTTGCCATTTCTTAACAAGGGTCTCAGCTTCTTCTATAGGCATTGGCGTTTTGTAAGCTGCTGTTGTGGAAGGTGATAGACCAGCAGCAGCGAAAGAATTTTGCAGACCAGAAGCTTGTGGGTGCCGCCCTATCTGCATTATGAATTCTGGAAGCATCTTCCTCAACTTACCAATGATGCCACTTCTCTTATTACTTGCACGCCTATAACTAGGATCTTGAGGAAAATCCATTGTCGAGGAGCGGGAGCTTGTCATCCTTGGTGAGTTTAGCCACCACGCTGATCCATTTTTCATTCTCCACAACTGTGTGTTCATTAGCCTGAGGGAAACAAAGATGACGCATCCAACTGACACCACAAACATTATCTTCTCAACTATGCCATTCAGGCCCAACCAAATTTCCCAAACCTTACGTCCAGCACCCAAATTTCTTTTCAGCTGAACAGATGGCATCCCAGCAGCATTACCCACATTGACCTTGTCCACAGTTAAATGAGCTTGTAAATTATGTGGAGTTAACTGCTGTACAGCTGACCCAAGATGTCGTGAAGTATCACCATAAGAAAGTGGTTCATCTAAAGCTCTCTGGTCCCGTGGAATAGCAGGTGCGATTGTTCTGTGACTAATATGAGATGTGGTATGCAAACCTCTTCTGTTTTCCCTGCTCGTAAAAGGTCGTTTTTCACCGCGAAAGAAGTTTACCTGCTGCAAAGCTTTAGGGTTAGTTTAGCTCTCTACAATAAGGTACTTTTCTGATCAAACTTTTCATAACAAGACTCACTAATGACGGAGAACAATCCCGCGTATCCGGGAACAAGCCAAGCACAGCATCCTTCACCCAGGTTTCCTGGAAATCCACAAGTTGTTCTAATGAGAAACTTTTGACTTCAGCTCAACTCAACAAAAGCATTATTCCCAGACAGAAATGTCACCCTTAGATAAAATAATGCGGATTAAGCTTTCAAGGACTAGCAGAAGAAAGAACAATAAAGAAAGGGATCAAAATAGGTAAAagactatataaatatatataacacCCAGAGTTTCACCAAAATTTAGAAAGAGATCAAATCAAGGTCAAATGAAAGATGATCCATTTAACATGACTTGCACTGACTTGGTAAGTGTCGTATGGCAAAAAACTTAATAGTGTGCCTTCCAATCAGAACTGACTTTTCTGAAGGGAAAAATAGAAAATAGTTTTGCTTTTATTCAGTAGGTGTGGTTAGGATATCCTAGTTTCGTTTACATAAAGGTGGACTCTGCGAAATAGCAACAAAATGTGGACAACAACTCAGCAAATATAAATTGGTGCTAAGGAGTTGGGGGCTTGGATAACTGCATTACATTCTGAAAGAGAAAGAAGTTATGAGACACCGAGAAAGATAAAATGAAATTTGCAGAAGCAGACAACAGCCTTTATGAACCACATACAGTTTCAGAGTCTGATTAATAGCATGTAAAGCATTACACACCAGCGGTTTTGATACAGTAGAAGCATCTTTTTCTTTGACTGATGCTAATTTACGTGAAACTGGATCTGAGTTCAGCTCAAGCTGATGAAGCTTTTCAGATGCTGCAGCCTCATCACCCTGTATTAACAGAATTTACTTTCTCCATAAACAATCAACAGAGAGGAAATACATAGCCAATGAAAAAGGAAATTACAGATTTACCTGCCCAAGAAGGAACAACAAGAAGGCTTCCTCAAATTTCAAATCAACTCCTTCTGAAGCAATCAAACACTCACAAATTATTTTGGATTTGTTAATCTGCAATAACCAATTGAAATTTTTTGTCAACATGTAACTGCATTCGGCGTCCTAACATTTCCAGGTAAAGTTGATGCAATTCAACCTAAAATTTAACAGAGTAAAAGTACTTTATAGCACTCAGGAAGTGAAAATCATAGCACAAAAAACAGACCAAAATCGTAATTACCAGGTCAATCTGCTTGCTGGAAAATCCTAGTGCAATATGAGCTAATAAAACCATGTAGAAACAGTTGAAATCAATTACAACTCTTTGGTTTTGTGACTCAATGGACTTTTTGTTCTTCCTTGTGAGAGCTAAATTGTGCCATTGAAGGAGTTCAACAATCTCCGAAGCCATAAGCTTGTTGAGTGCTTGATTCAAGAAGCATTGCCAATCCTGGACTTGGCAGGAAGCTTCTACATCAAGGCCCTGTCTGAGCAATTCGCGTAATGCTGCAATAGCCCCTAACCTCCGTTCAGCATTTTCAGGTGTACGTGGCATGCCTAATAACTCCAAGGTGCAGGCAGGGGCAAGTTCTTCCAAAGATTCTTCTATCTAAGGGAAAGGTTAAACATATATTTATGAGAACAAATAATACATCACAAAGTATTTGCACTAAATGCAGCAGAGACTAAAACCAGCTAAAAATCTCCATTTATAGCCATAACATCTTAGCTACTCACTTATATAGAGAAGAACAATCTAGATCTAACTCATGCTAAATTTTTAAGTTCTTTCTGTTTTTAGACTATTACAATCAGTTTCAGAATGAACATAAGGTAAAGAATATATCCGTGATGAGATGGATGCAGTATAATTGATACAAACTATTTATATAGCACAGTGTCAAATATCTAACACTAGGTTCTCATCTTGTTCGACTTATAAACTATGCCACTTATATGTAAAATGACAAATGAGATGAAAAATAAACATAATTTATAGCCTTCGTAAAACAAACTCTTGATATAAGAGAATAGAACTAAAACGAGACTAACCTGGGATAACAATGTCATCTTCCCTAGAGAAACTTTGCTCCTTAGAAGACACTGGGCACGAGCAAGAGCTTCAAACCCTTGTGAAATTTTGTTCTTCTCAAATCCAACTTTTGCAATGGCACACTTCAAGAAAGCACATATAATAAGAAACCCAAGCATAACAAAACTGCCAAGTAAAAGGAAGCACGGAGTTATGACAACGTATTTTCTCTATTTGCCTAACCTCAGCAAGTGCCATGGACAAAAGTATATCATGAACATAAGGCTTAGAGTCTGGATGTTGAAGAGCTTTTTGTCCAATATTTAGCACAAGCTTCTCTTCCCCGACCTGAATGAATATTGTTAATATGTTTAATAATACTTTTGCACCAAAGTTGCAAAGAAAGTAAGCTGCTAGTTCAATCTACTAAAGTATTATAAATCTGATAGAGCAGGGTATGATGTAGTATGTACACTGAGAAAAAGctaaacagaaaagaaaagggaaaggcATTGGTTCATGGATAcaagtttttttgtttttttggataAAGTTCAGGGTTACGAACCTAATTTGGTTGGTAACTTCATCTGCCCTGCTCAGTTCTTATATGTGTTAATAATACATTACCTAATGATTCTATTTACTTTGCAACTTTTCCAAGAAATGCAATAACATATTGTATACTAcctcttgaagaagacaaagagCACTAGGTAACCAAGCCCATGGTATTCTAAGAGAAGACCTGGGTGGAACCTTTTCTTTTATACTTCCAGCATATTCTGGCTCAAACAACAGCTTATCCCTTACATCCACTAAAAGATTCTGAAAACAAGTAGCCAAGCATGAGAATAAAGACAAGCTTTAGAAGATAGTAGAATATGTTGAGTTTCGGCAACTACCTGGCGGGAAACAACAGCATCCATGGTATAACCATCTTCGATCTCAGCATTCTTCAGATGCATTACCGCCTTGACAATTTCATCCTTCTCAGCTCGATCTGAGACACCGAGGATCTGCAAATTTACAAGATAAGTTGGATCAAttctttgggggggggggggggctcagTTCCTCCCCTTACCTCCCGCTTTAGTAGTTAGTACCACTTTCTCGCCCAAATCAACTTTGCTAGACTTAGAACACAACAAGATATTCCCACTTGAAAGCGCTTACCCAGTAAAGAATGGCAAGTTAAAATGTATGATCAAGGAAATAGGTTATCTTTATTTAAAATGAATCACCAAGAAGGTTCAGAAAGGACCCATGCTCCTTTCACTAACACaaggagttttttttttcaatcacAAGGATTTCATGAAGTCACAGAATGTCCATATCATTTACATAATTCATCTTATATTTGTATTGAGTACAGTCTTGATTTTTCCTTCAACAAGACTTTGAAATCTTTCAAAGCACTGTTCTTGCCTGCATAATTATGGGAGGTATGGAATGAGAAATAGCTAATAGTGAACCACTCTTGCTCTATCTGATTATTATTGTCTATGCTGACTCTGGAATAGCCAAACTAGACTTTCGTCAAACCCCTTCTTTAATACATTTATGCAGTGTTTGGGTATTATAAGAAACTAAGGGCCACATGGCCACTGGgtttaaaatgttaaacaaaaGCAAATTACATCACTATTTCTAACTCATAATTAGAATTCAGAATGAAAAACTTGGGTTCCCCAATATTAGTGATGCAAGGAAAGTAAAGTGGTTTGAAGTTAACTACTAAAGAATGTGGAACACAACTTCGTGATGGGCAAGTTGAAGCCATGGCttggacaacaacaactatcctCGGTTCCAAACTAGTTAGGGTCAAGGATATGAATCCTCTATATCATTAAGGTTTATTTGGTCATGTTTCACTCATCTACTCAAGACAAATTAGCTTCTGAATATCTCGTACTTATCCTATACTAATGCACAAATCCTTAAGTAAACAAAGATACTCCTAACAATCACCTAACCTACTTAATCAAAACAATCACCGGACATGTATAAAAGTATCAACAACATCTAAACCTTAAACCCCACTAATTTGTATCACTTACATGGAACATTTACTTAGATTGTCTTTCGTTCTTTGCTAAGTCCATACAGAATTTGAGAAACTATCTTTACATTGAGACAACTTTACCTCCGCCAAATTTTAGGCTTATCTGCTCCTCTTTTGATACCATCAACCATCATAGTGTCAACCTACGAACCGATGCATTTTGGAGGTCTATATAAGGGATGACCTGATAATCTCAAGCGATCTTCTCTTGTTTTATTCTCTATGTATGTAACTTGCATCTTCCGACGGATACGTTCATTTCAGAGCTTGTCTAATTTTGTATGACACCACATGCATCTTAACAATCGTATTTCTACAACACTAATCTTGTGAATATGTTGGACCCTAGAGGACCAAGATTCATTCTCATATAACATTGTTGAGTCTGTGACCATCCTACAGTACTGACCATCACATTGTTAGGTATCTTCCAGTCGCATAGCAATACTTAATTACAACCATCCTTTTTTAGTTTATGTAATCAAGTTGCGAGACAACTCATTCGAATTTGCTCACAAGTATCCACCAAGCAACTTGCCAAATGTGAATAGAAAAAATTCAAGACATTGTTTTTTTATACAAACACAGGTTTATATATTGTGCTCTACTCATCAATGAGATATCCATATTGTTTCTCTGAGATGGAAGTAATTGAACATTATCTAGTTTGCACCTGGTATCTCCTGTCAATTAGTATTTGTATGAGACACATATGAAGTATAGCTTCCATTTGTTCCTAACAACGCAATTTGCCTAATATCTCGGCTTATGCTTTTTTCTTCAGGAATCTTGAATACGACACGAGTGGAGCACATTAATTCATCACAATATCATTTAAGACCATATCAAAAAAATGAAGCAGACAAGTCAAAGTCATTTTGCTATTATAATGCAACTAAATGAGGCACCTGGTAACAAGTGACTGGGATTTCGATTGACGGAGCTGTTGGATTCTGAGCGTTAGCATTACTCCTGTCCACCGGGCTGCTTTCCAGAACGCGAGTATCAACGGCATACAATTTCCACCGACGA
This sequence is a window from Nicotiana sylvestris chromosome 3, ASM39365v2, whole genome shotgun sequence. Protein-coding genes within it:
- the LOC104239231 gene encoding plastid division protein CDP1, chloroplastic isoform X1, which encodes MTAVFHQVPSALHFCYIENDLDKVCLYNAGIDLPIRSKSDKKWGKFRARVTVSRYGSRKRVIRRWKLYAVDTRVLESSPVDRSNANAQNPTAPSIEIPVTCYQILGVSDRAEKDEIVKAVMHLKNAEIEDGYTMDAVVSRQNLLVDVRDKLLFEPEYAGSIKEKVPPRSSLRIPWAWLPSALCLLQEVGEEKLVLNIGQKALQHPDSKPYVHDILLSMALAECAIAKVGFEKNKISQGFEALARAQCLLRSKVSLGKMTLLSQIEESLEELAPACTLELLGMPRTPENAERRLGAIAALRELLRQGLDVEASCQVQDWQCFLNQALNKLMASEIVELLQWHNLALTRKNKKSIESQNQRVVIDFNCFYMVLLAHIALGFSSKQIDLINKSKIICECLIASEGVDLKFEEAFLLFLLGQGDEAAASEKLHQLELNSDPVSRKLASVKEKDASTVSKPLETWVKDAVLGLFPDTRDCSPSLQVNFFRGEKRPFTSRENRRGLHTTSHISHRTIAPAIPRDQRALDEPLSYGDTSRHLGSAVQQLTPHNLQAHLTVDKVNVGNAAGMPSVQLKRNLGAGRKVWEIWLGLNGIVEKIMFVVSVGCVIFVSLRLMNTQLWRMKNGSAWWLNSPRMTSSRSSTMDFPQDPSYRRASNKRSGIIGKLRKMLPEFIMQIGRHPQASGLQNSFAAAGLSPSTTAAYKTPMPIEEAETLVKKWQTIKAEALGPDHNIDGLFDVLDEPMLVQWQGLSEAAKTTSCFWRFVLLQLSVLRAEILTDGTGQEMAEIEAILEEAAELVDESQLKNPNYYSTYKIRYVLKRQDDGSWRFSEGDILTES
- the LOC104239231 gene encoding plastid division protein CDP1, chloroplastic isoform X2; the protein is MTAVFHQVPSALHFCYIENDLDKVCLYNAGIDLPIRSKSDKKWGKFRARVTVSRYGSRKRVIRRWKLYAVDTRVLESSPVDRSNANAQNPTAPSIEIPVTCYQILGVSDRAEKDEIVKAVMHLKNAEIEDGYTMDAVVSRQNLLVDVRDKLLFEPEYAGSIKEKVPPRSSLRIPWAWLPSALCLLQEVGEEKLVLNIGQKALQHPDSKPYVHDILLSMALAECAIAKVGFEKNKISQGFEALARAQCLLRSKVSLGKMTLLSQIEESLEELAPACTLELLGMPRTPENAERRLGAIAALRELLRQGLDVEASCQVQDWQCFLNQALNKLMASEIVELLQWHNLALTRKNKKSIESQNQRVVIDFNCFYMVLLAHIALGFSSKQIDLINKSKIICECLIASEGVDLKFEEAFLLFLLGQGDEAAASEKLHQLELNSDPVSRKLASVKEKDASTVSKPLETWVKDAVLGLFPDTRDCSPSLVNFFRGEKRPFTSRENRRGLHTTSHISHRTIAPAIPRDQRALDEPLSYGDTSRHLGSAVQQLTPHNLQAHLTVDKVNVGNAAGMPSVQLKRNLGAGRKVWEIWLGLNGIVEKIMFVVSVGCVIFVSLRLMNTQLWRMKNGSAWWLNSPRMTSSRSSTMDFPQDPSYRRASNKRSGIIGKLRKMLPEFIMQIGRHPQASGLQNSFAAAGLSPSTTAAYKTPMPIEEAETLVKKWQTIKAEALGPDHNIDGLFDVLDEPMLVQWQGLSEAAKTTSCFWRFVLLQLSVLRAEILTDGTGQEMAEIEAILEEAAELVDESQLKNPNYYSTYKIRYVLKRQDDGSWRFSEGDILTES